A genomic stretch from Mus pahari chromosome 6, PAHARI_EIJ_v1.1, whole genome shotgun sequence includes:
- the Zbtb48 gene encoding telomere zinc finger-associated protein isoform X2: MDGSFVQHSVRVLQELNKQREKGQYCDATLDVGGLVFKAHWSVLACCSHFFQRIYGDGSGGSVVLPAGFAEIFGLLLDFFYTGHLALTSGNRDQVLLAAKELRVPEAVELCQSFQPQTSVGQAQSGLGQPASQDVKSHLKEPTDLDEEEVFRTLSLASVDQEPRDSEQPRLGTPAQSSAAFLCGKLTQALKPSPSEDKESEDCKEPPRPLEAGGAPLQGESNEWEVVVQVEDDRDGDYVSEPETVLTRRKSKVLRKPCVAEPALAAGTLSAEPTDGRKGAAVPVECPTCHKKFLSKYYLKVHNRKHTGEKPFECPKCGKCYFRKENLLEHEARNCMNRSEQVFTCSVCQETFRRRMELRVHMVSHTGEMPYKCSSCSQQFMQKKDLQSHMIKLHGAPKPHACPTCAKCFLSRTELQLHEAFKHRGEKLFVCEECGHRASSRNGLQMHIKAKHRNERPYVCEFCSHAFTQKANLNMHLRTHTGEKPFQCHLCGKTFRTQASLDKHNRTHTGERPFSCEFCEQRFTEKGPLLRHVASRHQEGRPHFCQICGKTFKAVEQLRVHVRRHKGVRKFECTECGYKFTRQAHLRRHMEIHDRVENYNPRQRKLRNLIIEDEKMVVVALQPPADLEVGSAEVIVESLTQGGLASQLPSQRLCSEESFASPGVLEPSLIITAAVPEDCDT; the protein is encoded by the exons ATGGACGGTTCCTTCGTGCAGCACAGCGTGAGGGTTCTGCAGGAACTCAACAAGCAGCGCGAGAAGGGCCAGTATTGCGACGCCACGCTGGACGTGGGGGGCCTGGTGTTCAAGGCGCACTGGAGTGTCCTGGCATGTTGCAGCCATTTCTTCCAGAGAATCTACGGGGATGGCTCAGGGGGCAGTGTTGTCCTCCCTGCGGGCTTTGCTGAGATTTTTGGCCTCCTGCTGGACTTTTTCTACACCGGCCACCTCGCCCTCACCTCAGGGAACAGGGATCAGGTGCTCTTGGCAGCCAAAGAGTTGCGGGTGCCAGAGGCTGTGGAGCTATGTCAGAGCTTCCAGCCCCAAACCTCAGTGGGACAGGCACAGAGTGGATTGGGCCAGCCTGCCTCCCAGGACGTGAAAAGCCACCTCAAGGAGCCGACAGACTTGGATGAGGAGGAAGTTTTCAGGACTCTGAGCCTGGCCTCTGTGGATCAGGAACCCAGAGACAGTGAGCAGCCCCGGCTTGGTACACCTGCTCAGAGCAGCGCCGCCTTCCTCTGTGGGAAACTCACGCAGGCTTTGAAGCCTTCTCCCTCAGAGGACAAAGAGTCTGAGGACTGCAAAGAGCCCCCAAGGCCCTTGGAGGCTGGAGGTGCCCCGCTGCAGGGCGAGAGCAATGAG TGGGAAGTGGTGGTTCAAGTTGAGGAcgacagggatggtgattacgTATCTGAGCCCGAGACTGTGCTGACCAGGAGGAAGTCAAAAGTGCTTAGAAAGCCCTGTGTGGCCGAGCCAGCCCTGGCTGCAGGCACCCTCTCAGCCGAGCCCACTGACGGCAGGAAAGGTGCAGCCGTTCCGGTCGAATGTCCCACATGTCACAAAAAGTTCCTCAGCAAATATTACCTGAAAGTCCACAACAG GAAACACACTGGGGAGAAACCCTTCGAGTGTCCCAAATGTGGAAAGTGTTACTTCCGCAAGGAGAATCTCTTGGAACATGAAGCCAGGAATTGCATGAACCGCTCAGAACAG GTCTTCACATGCTCCGTATGCCAGGAGACCTTCCGACGGAGGATGGAGCTGCGGGTGCACATGGTGTCTCACACAGGGGAGATGCCCTACAAG TGTTCCTCCTGCTCCCAGCAGTTCATGCAGAAGAAAGACTTGCAGAGCCACATGATCAAGCTACATGGAGCCCCTAAACCCCACGCA TGCCCCACTTGTGCCAAGTGCTTCCTGTCTAGGACGGAGCTACAGCTGCACGAGGCTTTTAAGCATCGTGGAGAAAAGCTCTTTGTGTGTGAGGAGTGTGGGCACCGGGCCTCGAGCCGCAACGGGCTGCAGATGCACATCAAGGCCAAGCACAG GAATGAAAGGCCTTATGTCTGTGAGTTCTGCAGCCATGCATTCACCCAGAAGGCCAATCTCAACATGCACCTGCGCACGCACACCGGCGAGAAGCCTTTCCAGTGCCACCTCTGTGGGAAGACCTTCCGCACCCAAG CCAGTCTGGACAAGCACAACCGCACCCACACGGGTGAGAGGCCTTTCAGCTGTGAATTCTGTGAGCAGCGCTTCACTGAGAAGGGCCCCCTTCTGAGGCATGTGGCCAGCCGCCATCAAGAGGGCAGGCCCCACTTCTGCCAGATATGTGGCAAGACCTTCAAAG CTGTGGAACAGTTACGAGTGCACGTCAGGCGACACAAAGGCGTGAGGAAGTTCGAGTGCACCGAGTGTGGCTACAAGTTCACTCGGCAG GCTCACCTGCGGAGGCACATGGAGATCCATGACAGAGTGGAGAACTACAATCCCCGGCAGCGCAAGCTCCGAAACCTCATCATTGAGGACGAGAAGATGGTGGTTGTcgctctccagccccctgcagacctggaggtgggctctgcaGAGGTCATTGTGGAGTCCCTGACCCAAGGTGGCCTTGCCTCCCAACTCCCTAGCCAGAGACTGTGTTCAGAGGAGAGCTTTGCTAGCCCTGGGGTCCTGGAGCCCTCTCTCATCATCACGGCTGCTGTTCCTGAGGACTGTGACACGTAG
- the Zbtb48 gene encoding telomere zinc finger-associated protein isoform X1: protein MDGSFVQHSVRVLQELNKQREKGQYCDATLDVGGLVFKAHWSVLACCSHFFQRIYGDGSGGSVVLPAGFAEIFGLLLDFFYTGHLALTSGNRDQVLLAAKELRVPEAVELCQSFQPQTSVGQAQSGLGQPASQDVKSHLKEPTDLDEEEVFRTLSLASVDQEPRDSEQPRLGTPAQSSAAFLCGKLTQALKPSPSEDKESEDCKEPPRPLEAGGAPLQGESNEWEVVVQVEDDRDGDYVSEPETVLTRRKSKVLRKPCVAEPALAAGTLSAEPTDGRKGAAVPVECPTCHKKFLSKYYLKVHNRKHTGEKPFECPKCGKCYFRKENLLEHEARNCMNRSEQVFTCSVCQETFRRRMELRVHMVSHTGEMPYKCSSCSQQFMQKKDLQSHMIKLHGAPKPHAVSARQGWGSGGSGTAQSCPHLDALPLPVSPTCSAPLVPSASCLGRSYSCTRLLSIVEKSSLCVRSVGTGPRAATGCRCTSRPSTGMKGLMSVSSAAMHSPRRPISTCTCARTPARSLSSATSVGRPSAPKVRQAHPLLAPGLRQQLSPTLSPTASLDKHNRTHTGERPFSCEFCEQRFTEKGPLLRHVASRHQEGRPHFCQICGKTFKAVEQLRVHVRRHKGVRKFECTECGYKFTRQAHLRRHMEIHDRVENYNPRQRKLRNLIIEDEKMVVVALQPPADLEVGSAEVIVESLTQGGLASQLPSQRLCSEESFASPGVLEPSLIITAAVPEDCDT, encoded by the exons ATGGACGGTTCCTTCGTGCAGCACAGCGTGAGGGTTCTGCAGGAACTCAACAAGCAGCGCGAGAAGGGCCAGTATTGCGACGCCACGCTGGACGTGGGGGGCCTGGTGTTCAAGGCGCACTGGAGTGTCCTGGCATGTTGCAGCCATTTCTTCCAGAGAATCTACGGGGATGGCTCAGGGGGCAGTGTTGTCCTCCCTGCGGGCTTTGCTGAGATTTTTGGCCTCCTGCTGGACTTTTTCTACACCGGCCACCTCGCCCTCACCTCAGGGAACAGGGATCAGGTGCTCTTGGCAGCCAAAGAGTTGCGGGTGCCAGAGGCTGTGGAGCTATGTCAGAGCTTCCAGCCCCAAACCTCAGTGGGACAGGCACAGAGTGGATTGGGCCAGCCTGCCTCCCAGGACGTGAAAAGCCACCTCAAGGAGCCGACAGACTTGGATGAGGAGGAAGTTTTCAGGACTCTGAGCCTGGCCTCTGTGGATCAGGAACCCAGAGACAGTGAGCAGCCCCGGCTTGGTACACCTGCTCAGAGCAGCGCCGCCTTCCTCTGTGGGAAACTCACGCAGGCTTTGAAGCCTTCTCCCTCAGAGGACAAAGAGTCTGAGGACTGCAAAGAGCCCCCAAGGCCCTTGGAGGCTGGAGGTGCCCCGCTGCAGGGCGAGAGCAATGAG TGGGAAGTGGTGGTTCAAGTTGAGGAcgacagggatggtgattacgTATCTGAGCCCGAGACTGTGCTGACCAGGAGGAAGTCAAAAGTGCTTAGAAAGCCCTGTGTGGCCGAGCCAGCCCTGGCTGCAGGCACCCTCTCAGCCGAGCCCACTGACGGCAGGAAAGGTGCAGCCGTTCCGGTCGAATGTCCCACATGTCACAAAAAGTTCCTCAGCAAATATTACCTGAAAGTCCACAACAG GAAACACACTGGGGAGAAACCCTTCGAGTGTCCCAAATGTGGAAAGTGTTACTTCCGCAAGGAGAATCTCTTGGAACATGAAGCCAGGAATTGCATGAACCGCTCAGAACAG GTCTTCACATGCTCCGTATGCCAGGAGACCTTCCGACGGAGGATGGAGCTGCGGGTGCACATGGTGTCTCACACAGGGGAGATGCCCTACAAG TGTTCCTCCTGCTCCCAGCAGTTCATGCAGAAGAAAGACTTGCAGAGCCACATGATCAAGCTACATGGAGCCCCTAAACCCCACGCAGTAAGTGCTAGACAGGGCTGGGGTTCCGGTGGCTCTGGGACAGCTCAATCCTGTCCTCACCTGGATGCGCTCCCTCTGCCCGTCTCACCCACCTGCAGTGCCCCACTTGTGCCAAGTGCTTCCTGTCTAGGACGGAGCTACAGCTGCACGAGGCTTTTAAGCATCGTGGAGAAAAGCTCTTTGTGTGTGAGGAGTGTGGGCACCGGGCCTCGAGCCGCAACGGGCTGCAGATGCACATCAAGGCCAAGCACAG GAATGAAAGGCCTTATGTCTGTGAGTTCTGCAGCCATGCATTCACCCAGAAGGCCAATCTCAACATGCACCTGCGCACGCACACCGGCGAGAAGCCTTTCCAGTGCCACCTCTGTGGGAAGACCTTCCGCACCCAAGGTGAGGCAGGCCCATCCCCTCCTTGCCCCAGGGCTGAGACAGCAACTGAGCCCCACCTTGTCCCCCACAGCCAGTCTGGACAAGCACAACCGCACCCACACGGGTGAGAGGCCTTTCAGCTGTGAATTCTGTGAGCAGCGCTTCACTGAGAAGGGCCCCCTTCTGAGGCATGTGGCCAGCCGCCATCAAGAGGGCAGGCCCCACTTCTGCCAGATATGTGGCAAGACCTTCAAAG CTGTGGAACAGTTACGAGTGCACGTCAGGCGACACAAAGGCGTGAGGAAGTTCGAGTGCACCGAGTGTGGCTACAAGTTCACTCGGCAG GCTCACCTGCGGAGGCACATGGAGATCCATGACAGAGTGGAGAACTACAATCCCCGGCAGCGCAAGCTCCGAAACCTCATCATTGAGGACGAGAAGATGGTGGTTGTcgctctccagccccctgcagacctggaggtgggctctgcaGAGGTCATTGTGGAGTCCCTGACCCAAGGTGGCCTTGCCTCCCAACTCCCTAGCCAGAGACTGTGTTCAGAGGAGAGCTTTGCTAGCCCTGGGGTCCTGGAGCCCTCTCTCATCATCACGGCTGCTGTTCCTGAGGACTGTGACACGTAG
- the Tas1r1 gene encoding taste receptor type 1 member 1 yields the protein MFFWTAHLLLNLQLAIAYCWGFSCQKTESSPGFSLPGDFLLAGLFSLHADCLQVRHRPLVTSCDRPDSFNGHGYHLFQAMRFTVEEINNSTALLPNITLGYELYDVCSESSNVYATLRVLAQQGTGHLEMQRDLRNHSSKVVALIGPDNTDHAVTTAALLSPFLMPMVSYEASSVILSAKRKFPSFLRTIPSDKHQVEVIVRLLQSFGWVWISLVGSYGDYGQLGIQALEELATPRGICIAFKDVVPFSAQAGDRRMQHMMLHLARARTTVVVVFSNRHLAGVFFRSVVLANLTGKVWIASEDWAISTYITGVPGIQGIGTVLGVAIQQRQVPGLKEFEESYVRAVTGAPSACPEGSWCGTNQLCRDCHAFTTRNMPVLGAFSMSAAYNVYEAVYAVAHGLHQLLGCTSGTCARGPVYPWQLLQQIYKVNFLLHKKTVAFDDYGDPLGYYDIIAWDWKGPEWTFEVIGSASLSPVHLDINKTKIQWHGKNSQVPVSVCTRDCLAGHHRLVVGSHHCCFECMPCEAGTFLNTSELHTCQPCGTEEWAPEGSIACFSRTVEFLAWHEPISSVLLAANTLLLLLLVGTAGLFAWRLHTPVVRSAGGRLCFLMLGSLVAGSCSLYSFFGEPTVPTCLLRQPLFSLGFAIFLSCLTVRSFQLVIIFKFSTKVPTFYHTWAQNHGAGLFVIVSSTVHLFLCLTWLAMWTPRPTREYQRFPHLVILECTEVNSVGFLVAFAHNILLSISTFVCSYLGKELPENYNEAKCVTFSLLLNFVSWIAFFTMSSIYQGSYLPAVNVLAGLTTLSGGFSGYFLPKCYVILCRPELNNTEHFQASIQDYTRRCGTT from the exons ATGTTTTTCTGGACAGCTCACCTGCTGCTCAACCTGCAGCTGGCCATTGCTTACTGCTGGGGTTTCAGCTGCCAAAAGACAGAGTCCTCTCCAGGCTTCAGCCTCCCTGGGGACTTCCTCCTGGCAGGCCTGTTCTCCCTCCATGCTGACTGTCTGCAGGTGAGACACAGACCTCTGGTGACAAGTTGTGACAG GCCTGACAGCTTCAACGGCCATGGCTACCACCTGTTCCAAGCCATGCGCTTCACTGTTGAGGAGATAAACAACTCCACAGCTCTGCTTCCCAACATCACCCTGGGGTATGAACTGTATGACGTGTGCTCAGAGTCTTCCAATGTGTACGCCACCCTGAGGGTGCTCGCCCAGCAAGGGACAGGCCACCTAGAGATGCAGAGAGATCTTCGCAACCACTCCTCCAAGGTGGTGGCGCTTATCGGGCCGGACAACACTGACCACGCTGTCACCACTGCTGCCCTGCTGAGCCCTTTTCTGATGCCCATG GTCAGCTATGAGGCAAGCAGCGTGATCCTCAGCGCTAAGCGCAAGTTCCCGTCTTTCCTCCGTACCATCCCCAGTGATAAGCACCAGGTGGAAGTCATAGTGCGGCTGCTGCAGAGTTTCGGGTGGGTCTGGATCTCTCTCGTCGGCAGCTATGGTGACTACGGACAGCTGGGCATACAGGCGCTGGAGGAGCTGGCCACCCCACGGGGCATCTGCATCGCCTTCAAGGACGTGGTGCCTTTCTCTGCCCAGGCGGGTGACCGAAGGATGCAGCACATGATGCTGCACCTGGCTCGAGCCAGGACCACGGTGGTCGTGGTCTTCTCGAACCGGCACCTGGCCGGAGTGTTCTTCAGGTCTGTGGTGCTGGCCAACCTGACCGGCAAAGTGTGGATCGCCTCGGAAGACTGGGCCATCTCCACGTACATCACCGGTGTGCCCGGGATCCAGGGCATTGGGACGGTGCTGGGGGTGGCCATCCAGCAGAGACAAGTCCCTGGCCTGAAGGAGTTTGAAGAGTCCTATGTCAGGGCGGTGACGGGTGCTCCCAGTGCTTGCCCAGAGGGGTCCTGGTGCGGCACTAACCAGCTGTGCCGGGATTGTCACGCTTTCACGACACGGAACATGCCGGTACTTGGAGCCTTCTCCATGAGCGCTGCCTACAATGTGTATGAGGCTGTGTATGCTGTGGCCCATGGCCTCCACCAGCTCCTGGGATGTACCTCTGGGACTTGTGCCAGAGGCCCAGTCTACCCCTGGCAG CTTCTTCAGCAGATCTACAAGGTGAATTTTCTTCTGCATAAGAAAACTGTGGCATTCGATGACTACGGGGACCCTCTAGGTTACTATGACATCATCGCATGGGACTGGAAGGGACCTGAATGGACCTTTGAGGTCATTGGCTCTGCCTCACTGTCTCCAGTTCATCTAGacataaataagacaaaaatccaGTGGCacgggaagaacagtcag GTGCCTGTGTCAGTATGTACCAGGGACTGTCTCGCAGGGCACCACAGGTTGGTTGTGGGTTCCCACCACTGCTGCTTCGAGTGCATGCCCTGTGAAGCTGGGACCTTTCTCAACACGAGTG AGCTCCACACCTGCCAGCCTTGTGGAACAGAAGAATGGGCCCCCGAGGGGAGCATAGCTTGCTTCTCACGCACCGTGGAGTTCTTGGCGTGGCATGAACCCATCTCTTCGGTGCTATTGGCAGCTAACacgctattgctgctgctgctggttggGACTGCTGGCCTGTTTGCCTGGCGTCTTCACACGCCGGTTGTGAGGTCAGCTGGGGGTAGGCTGTGCTTCCTCATGCTGGGTTCCCTGGTGGCTGGGAGTTGCAGCCTCTACAGCTTCTTCGGGGAGCCCACGGTGCCCACGTGCTTGCTGCGtcagcctctcttttctctcGGGTTTGCCATTTTCCTCTCCTGTCTGACAGTCCGCTCCTTCCAACTGGTCATCATCTTCAAGTTTTCTACCAAGGTACCCACATTCTACCACACTTGGGCCCAAAACCATGGTGCCGGTCTATTCGTCATTGTCAGCTCCACGGTCCATTTGTTCCTCTGTCTCACGTGGCTTGCAATGTGGACCCCACGGCCCACCAGGGAGTACCAGCGCTTCCCCCATCTGGTGATTCTTGAGTGCACAGAGGTCAACTCTGTGGGCTTCCTAGTGGCTTTCGCACACAATATTCTCCTCTCCATCAGCACCTTTGTCTGCAGCTACCTGGGTAAGGAACTGCCAGAGAACTATAACGAAGCCAAATGTGTCACCTTCAGCCTGCTCCTCAACTTCGTATCCTGGATCGCCTTCTTCACCATGTCCAGCATTTACCAGGGCAGCTACCTACCTGCGGTCAATGTGCTGGCAGGGCTGACCACTCTGAGTGGCGGCTTCAGCGGTTATTTCCTCCCTAAGTGCTATGTGATTCTCTGCCGTCCAGAACTCAACAATACAGAACACTTTCAGGCCTCCATCCAGGACTACACGAGGCGCTGCGGCACTACCTGA
- the Klhl21 gene encoding kelch-like protein 21, whose translation MERPAPLAVLPFSDPAHALSLLRGLSQLRAERKFLDVTLEAAGGRDFPAHRAVLAAASPYFRAMFAGQLRESRAERVRLHGVPPDMLQLLLDFSYTGRVAVSGDNAEPLLRAADLLQFPAVKEACGAFLQQQLDLANCLDMQDFAEAFSCSGLASAAQRFILRHVGELGAEQLERLPLARLLRYLRDDGLCVPKEEAAYQLALRWVRADPPRRAPHWPQLLEAVRLPFVRRFYLLAHVEAEPLVARCPPCLRLLREARDFQAARYDRHDRGPCPRMRPRPSTGLAEILVLVGGCDQDCDELVTVDCYNPQTGQWRYLAEFPDHLGGGYSIVALGNDIYVTGGSDGSRLYDCVWRYNSSVNEWTEVAPMLKAREYHSSSVLDGLLYVVAADSTERYDHATDSWEALQPMTYPMDNCSTTACRGRLYAIGSLAGKETMVIQCYDPDTDLWSLVNCGQLPPWSFAPKTVTLNGLMYFVRDDSAEVDVYNPTKDEWDKIPSMNQVHVGGSLAVLGGKLYVSGGYDNTFELSDVVEAYDPETRAWSVVGRLPEPTFWHGSVSIFRQFMPQTPAGGRGFELNSGSNDVDAGYHRLPQNPEELH comes from the exons ATGGAGCGGCCGGCGCCTTTGGCTGTGCTGCCCTTCTCCGATCCCGCGCACGCCCTGAGCCTGTTGCGCGGCCTGAGTCAACTGCGCGCGGAGCGCAAGTTCCTGGACGTGACCCTGGAGGCGGCGGGCGGCCGCGACTTCCCCGCGCACCGCGCCGTGCTGGCGGCCGCTAGTCCTTACTTCCGCGCCATGTTCGCGGGCCAGCTGCGCGAGAGCCGCGCCGAGCGCGTGCGCCTGCACGGGGTGCCGCCCGACATGCTGCAGCTGCTCCTGGACTTCAGCTACACCGGCAGAGTGGCGGTGAGCGGCGACAACGCCGAGCCGCTGCTGCGCGCCGCCGACCTGCTGCAGTTCCCCGCCGTTAAGGAGGCGTGCGGCGCCTTCCTGCAGCAGCAGCTCGACCTGGCCAACTGCCTGGACATGCAGGACTTTGCCGAGGCCTTCAGCTGCTCGGGGCTGGCGAGCGCGGCGCAGCGTTTCATCCTGCGCCACGTGGGCGAATTGGGCGCGGAGCAACTGGAGAGGCTGCCGCTGGCGCGCCTGCTGCGCTACCTGCGCGACGACGGGCTGTGCGTGCCCAAGGAGGAGGCGGCCTACCAGCTGGCGCTGCGCTGGGTCCGCGCGGACCCGCCGCGCCGCGCGCCGCACTGGCCGCAGTTGCTGGAGGCTGTGCGCCTGCCTTTCGTGCGACGCTTCTACCTGTTGGCACACGTGGAGGCCGAGCCGCTGGTGGCGCGCTGCCCGCCTTGCCTGCGCCTGCTGCGCGAGGCCCGCGACTTCCAGGCGGCCCGCTACGACCGGCACGACCGCGGGCCCTGCCCCCGCATGCGTCCGCGCCCGTCCACCGGCCTGGCCGAGATCCTGGTGCTGGTGGGAGGTTGCGACCAGGACTGCGACGAGCTGGTCACGGTCGACTGCTACAATCCGCAGACCGGCCAGTGGCGCTACCTGGCCGAGTTCCCCGATCACTTAGGTGGGGGCTACAGTATCGTGGCTCTGGGCAACGACATCTACGTGACGG GCGGGTCTGACGGCTCCCGGCTCTATGACTGCGTGTGGAGATACAACTCTAGTGTGAACGAGTGGACAGAGGTGGCGCCCATGCTCAAGGCCCGAGAGTACCACAGCTCCTCAGTGCTAGACGGCCTTCTGTATGTGGTGGCGGCCGACAGCACAGAGCGCTATGACCACGCCACCGACTCCTGGGAGGCCCTGCAGCCCATGACCTACCCCATGGACAACTGCTCTACCACTGCCTGCCGAGGCCGACTCTACGCCATCGGCTCCCTGGCAGGCAAGGAGACCATGGTGATACAGTGCTATGACCCAGACACCGATCTGTGGTCGCTGGTGAACTGTGGCCAGCTCCCACCCTGGTCCTTTGCGCCCAAGACTGTGACTTTGAATGGACTCATGTACTTCGTCAG GGATGACTCTGCCGAGGTGGACGTCTACAACCCCACTAAAGATGAATGGGACAAGATCCCATCCATGAATCAG GTACACGTCGGGGGCAGCCTGGCCGTCCTGGGAGGCAAACTCTATGTCTCTGGGGGGTACGACAACACCTTTGAACTCTCGGACGTGGTGGAGGCATATGACCCAGAGACCCGGGCATGGAGTGTGGTGGGGCGACTTCCAGAGCCCACCTTCTGGCACGGTAGCGTGAGCATCTTCCGCCAGTTCATGCCACAGACACCGGCAGGGGGCCGTGGCTTCGAGCTGAACAGTGGTAGCAATGACGTGGACGCAGGCTACCACAGGCTGCCCCAGAACCCTGAGGAGCTGCACTAG